From a single Stigmatopora argus isolate UIUO_Sarg chromosome 4, RoL_Sarg_1.0, whole genome shotgun sequence genomic region:
- the tbrg4 gene encoding FAST kinase domain-containing protein 4 — translation MATRFLTRYARLLCTASPQASGACLPLSATVLAKLQRAQCRPWERSMCERRVLPKEDVFLNVPTRTKLDDMVEKAAKPEDVLQAWEQHRGNGHQAASTILAWAKMVQKTQGNFHPELIHDSRLRDMMDTIIKQISTVWNNTLVSVLRALWVMGLPNTDRVLGSIQTEVLWRIRRLTYKQLAFLAEWGIGRKAQQDVTIVSAALKQLELRWTEISDAKTVSVLISKGQHMSPVLMDRLEDKALELAEGFSAEEIRRVCVSLAVLGRRSVALLRALSYHLLQRPSSEFTTPLILDMAFAYGKLSFHQTQVFQRMASELLPRVSDLTAVDVTRFAKSMGFLKWMNFPLFEAFAEHYVEHCKKYSNLQLCNMLMTFARLDFQPSKGEDFYSKVHPVLENSLSGLEPFLQTDVVWSLCVLQQARPQYIIPLLQQEHAAKLSDGSPLREVNYRLKLLHLAATLHLEHPEYSSSHIDPLPLPTSTSALSPLQRSLREALDAFVEGESERHSPGVKTVYGWTIDCEVVVDSDNRPIDLSQLRAPHLATGGGKQALPEGARRIAFLAWDFPNFVSKSKDLLGRFTMMKRHLQLSGFILVEVPYYEWLELKTARQKLAYLKDKMGKAVAEDMAK, via the exons ATGGCCACTCGTTTCTTGACCAGATATGCCCGCCTGCTATGCACGGCTTCACCCCAAGCCTCTGGGGCCTGCTTGCCTCTGTCGGCCACTGTCCTGGCTAAATTGCAGAGGGCTCAGTGCCGGCCATGGGAGCGGTCAATGTGTGAGAGACGGGTGCTGCCAAAAGAGGACGTATTTTTAAACGTGCCGACTCGTACTAAGCTGGATGATATGGTGGAGAAGGCTGCGAAGCCTGAGGATGTGCTTCAAGCCTGGGAACAACATAGAGGAAATGGTCATCAGGCAGCAAGTACTATTTTGGCGTGGGCAAAGATGGTGCAGAAGACACAGGGGAACTTTCACCCAGAGCTCATCCACGACTCAAGATTGAGGGACATGATGGATACTATAATAAAGCAG ATATCAACAGTTTGGAACAACactcttgtgtctgtcttgcgaGCTCTTTGGGTGATGGGGTTGCCCAACACCGATCGGGTGTTGGGTTCCATCCAAACAGAGGTCCTGTGGAGAATCCGCCGGTTAACTTACAAGCAACTAGCCTTCCTGGCAGAGTGGGGCATTGGCAGGAAGGCACAGCAGGATGTGACCATAGTGAGCGCAGCCCTGAAACAACTAGAACTGCGCTGGACTGAAATCTCTGATGCCAAAACTGTCAGCGTGCTGATTTCCAAAGGACAACATATGTCACCTGTCCTGATGGACAGACTAGAGGACAAG GCGTTGGAGCTTGCTGAAGGGTTTTCAGCAGAAGAAATTCGCAGAGTGTGCGTGTCTTTAGCTGTGCTGGGCCGCAGGTCTGTAGCCCTTCTCAGGGCTTTGTCCTACCACCTCCTTCAGAGACCTTCATCAGAATTCACCACTCCACTTATACTGGATATGGCCTTTGCATATG GTAAGCTGAGTTTCCACCAAACCCAAGTTTTTCAGCGAATGGCTTCCGAGTTGCTGCCCCGAGTCTCAGACTTGACCGCTGTTGATGTGACTCGCTTTGCAAAGTCAATGGGCTTCCTCAAATGGATGAACTTCCCACTCTTTGAGGCCTTTGCAGAA CACTACGTGGAGCACTGCAAGAAGTATAGCAATCTGCAGCTATGCAACATGCTCATGACGTTTGCCAGACTGGACTTCCAGCCTAGCAAAGGAGAAGATTTTTATAGCAAG GTTCATCCTGTGCTGGAGAATTCCCTCTCAGGCCTGGAGCCTTTCCTTCAGACTGATGTGGTGTGGTCCCTGTGCGTATTACAGCAGGCCAGGCCCCAGTATATCATCCCGCTCCTCCAGCAGGAACATGCTGCTAAGCTTTCAG ATGGCAGTCCACTCCGAGAGGTGAACTACAGACTAAAGCTTCTCCATCTCGCTGCTACACTGCACTTGGAGCATCCCGAATACTCCTCTTCTCACATTGACCCTCTGCCTCTTCCGACCAGTACCTCAGCACTCTCCCCATTGCAGAGAAGCCTGAGAGAGGCTTTGGATGCTTTTGTAGAGGGAGAGTCAGAGAGGCATAGTCCAGGTGTCAAAACTGTGTATGGATGGACTATTG ATTGTGAAGTGGTGGTAGATAGTGATAACAGGCCCATTGACTTATCCCAGCTGCGAGCTCCTCATCTTGCGACTGGCGGTGGAAAGCAGGCACTACCTGAAGGGGCACGACG AATCGCATTTCTAGCATGGGACTTCCCCAACTTTGTCTCCAAAAGTAAAGACCTTTTGGGACGGTTCACCATGATGAAGAGACACTTGCAATTGTCTGGCTTCATCTTAGTGGAA gTTCCTTATTACGAGTGGTTGGAGTTAAAGACGGCGCGTCAGAAGTTGGCATATTTAAAGGATAAGATGGGCAAGGCTGTGGCCGAAGACATGGCCAAATGA
- the nacad gene encoding uncharacterized protein nacad produces the protein MRFISKLKLSNTCCRGDASVGWVAKCSAPSPLVLPPFPSSPLFTLSVLAFIVASEPKRGSYERSMPGESAHRSIPANEHSRQGEDDSGLPGPGKSRHLSTASTPSDSGSSNSDSGLSPSPSTPQKLLLSHTSPFGPRLFHAKPNSTGTPRPQPEGSDHRQNLPRLSGKLGGHGPCGRLVPVKMERIKVLTGSEVESDYPEPDTMDKRVVMGQETLLKPSEILKGTHLHGHCVQANPSSIIQSSAEAPTKANKVQVETSDEKSKIVILNKDKKTELVSTSTISPANNLALPSPELSSCVSHVKEDDNLMEKNEGQNLSKVEVPSQSVREQACPVTLSFSEPTYSVDPLRVGVPSSLDPDLYYTAPSTPIKLASHSSHLKHHSYPGSPACIHSPGLPSDSDDLCSPVTSPSGSYMTAEGGSWTSSYASSNSPSTSPNLLLAEDTQEARACFVSSLSEIGDEVGEDKLRTSPDQEGERVEQICVNSSENTTNPHLGIAGATILEEEEGQHDDKESRILRESRSPRWVTEHISPPGSSSSHTSDSQEDGGESESSLCPTEETSAGIMQHCRSIHSILDLELDPCLSEVNYRQTVDQPEKTVVTPDLAIPNCSPDTPLAFLDSPFADVFGGLGPSSFMFSQASYAEDLPEEERLIPVSLIPFPPHTSLIFNADSFEITLFPTEDDNEIVRDRNAGEDVDAYAAGEEEADVEDDDEDDDDYAYDKLNANKSVDGGHDEDDYDDNDFPDSGEAAKVEVKVVEEEKDEEEQDDEEGEYVRKVVEGAVDEDSSASFIHTLSETSINEGMDDFFCFQDDTDDSLDSASYNGEEDERLYSTERHAESLEPIDEMQTKSEEGYASAAVLSESLSAKQNPDLIVNHFEIAHPSADMSAEGNEIAHQSTEGSGAFILLDKAEASQMEGILVKTFTRHHQHDSISKANGTTIEIIEDVHTPEESKNSPCDISHNNSVAHSSAFIGTQETAERDNPVHQKESAYEDDTTDVSLEHPNDEESPIPESDSYKLLIKHSHYQSGNHVATGTSRNVSSEWSSNRFPELKREEQIKSNVNGRMDIQSIDCTATDLGSLRVGVTTATNDLNKGVLPISPKDASPNPSNIPISSPEVILGLADNLPSTPEHCPSNYGQENLSTDERVLGPLGSPHTPLAISPKRENSETDTRKDIDPEERIWGDEKSELHSGSVSEFEVWGAGESLSLSLGNNFELEAESILTQTSVIPKMRSEACHKKYENIHGYVLEIKDNTMNGKRHQTEDKELIPERTSESNLVCWKSIEEISETGAGERRFPHNDFNDLNHGNDGDNTQLEIQVPCMDSNNNNNDSNFDIQQEVMGEGLNALSVRPEFGSAKVRESVSNIPLEETALMLPITTPNDQQISDKTQTPSSKDVVASLLLNNICVGKSASTPNSNSTTEGSPDNQTNTTDARTGLFLLNGSFGSFIPNKCKSNASLPIHDAEKSLQSEPDKMVVLPETGVPPKYVANYGIDRPNPPQIKDHFIGQCNVSSKSGVEEERNTKRLAKRCTKNDQNKKENPSFPQATLEDLAHDSAKAVLCPEKAGATKKGRRQKKQKAFKMVTNLECSPESPDDGKNSPAPKHTSTGGSSKAIGGLSKTSKVKKPNKTSSAHCLQNKDKSESGVRIEKWQNDLSSKSDKPTPGNLDAIEKTNQHSQQEQFGLDNRAEILDNRREVLDNRPLSNYGRGLLVDINDNNIDGDQNSLSEATNTRPTHFSSSVSPVSSSSHILQALTEPQQDLPKPVQESQTALSPHQSPSPETPYSTPLTGQAHFSKFPLKDKDATMTHPKPDPNIALPPHSFVLSQSSQDLSSIPSHHTNKNSSTTDVPKDSGKAERWTDSDANRRVPRCVQEPSGNRSGPKEKIATSSKQKENHNFSSHLLTNKESDCLIDHSHTISEDFKNSCSLVASCNDSESEGSVPDLEEEPVRPPQLQSFSSSDEVPSRAKQSRSEKKARKAMSKLGLKPVHGVTRITIRKSKSILFVISRPDVFKSPASDIYIVFGEAKIEDLSQQAHKAAAEKFKVPVTSNSLAPPVPSLIIKEESEEEEEEVDDRGLEQRDIELVMAQANVSRGKAVRALKHNKNDIVNAIMELTM, from the exons ATGCGTTTCATTTCCAAACTGAAATTGTCAAACACGTGCTGCAGAGGAGATGCGAGTGTTGGTTGGGTCGCCAAGTGCTCTGCTccctcccccctcgttctccctCCCTTTCCTTCCTCCCCCTTGTTCACCTTGTCTGTTCTCGCTTTTATTGTTGCGTCAGAGCCAAAGAGAGGCAGCTACGAGAGAAGCATGCCGGGGGAGAGCGCTCACAGATCCATCCCCGCCAATGAGCATTCAAGGCAGGGGGAAGATGACAGCGGGCTGCCTGGGCCAG GTAAAAGCAGACATCTGTCCACAGCTTCTACACCCAGTGACAGTGGCTCCTCCAATTCTGACAGTGGTTTGAGCCCTTCTCCTAGCACTCCTCAGAAACTACTACTGTCACACACTTCTCCATTCGGACCCAGACTATTTCATGCAAAACCGAACTCCACAGGGACACCAAGGCCTCAACCTGAAGGGTCTGACCATCGGCAAAACCTGCCGAGGTTGTCAGGAAAGTTAGGTGGTCACGGACCTTGTGGCCGCCTTGTTCCtgttaaaatggagagaatcaAA GTCCTGACTGGTTCTGAAGTGGAGAGTGATTATCCAGAGCCAGATACCATGGACAAAAGGGTGGTGATGGGCCAAGAGACACTCCTCAAACCCTCAGAAATTTTGAAAGGGACACACTTGCATGGCCACTGTGTACAGGCTAACCCATCATCAATCATTCAAAGCTCTGCTGAAGCTCCGACAAAAGCGAACAAAGTTCAGGTGGAAACGAGtgatgaaaagagcaaaattgtAATTCTGAACAAAGATAAGAAAACCGAACTCGTCTCCACCTCAACCATTTCCCCTGCAAACAATCTTGCATTACCTTCTCCCGAACTTTCCTCATGTGTGAGTCACGTCAAAGAAGATGATAacttgatggaaaaaaatgagggtCAAAACCTTTCTAAAGTTGAAGTGCCTTCCCAGTCTGTCCGTGAGCAGGCCTGTCCCGTAACTTTGTCCTTTTCCGAGCCGACTTATTCTGTCGATCCACTCCGAGTAGGTGTGCCCTCATCTCTCGATCCTGACTTGTATTATACTGCCCCCTCCACTCCAATCAAGTTGGCGTCACACTCCTCACATCTTAAACACCATTCGTATCCAGGCTCTCCAGCTTGCATTCACTCTCCAGGCTTACCCTCAGACAGCGACGACCTCTGCTCCCCTGTAACCTCCCCTTCTGGCTCTTACATGACAGCTGAGGGAGGAAGCTGGACCTCCTCCTATGCATCTTCCAACTCCCCCTCCACTTCTCCAAACCTGCTGCTTGCAGAAGACACACAAGAGGCCCGTGCTTGCTTTGTGAGCTCCTTGTCTGAGATTGGAGATGAAGTTGGTGAAGACAAGTTGCGAACAAGTCCAGATCAGGAGGGGGAGAGAGTGGAGCAAATATGTGTTAACTCCTCAGAGAATACCACTAATCCACATCTTGGAATAGCAGGTGCAACAATACTTGAAGAGGAAGAGGGTCAACATGATGACAAAGAGAGCAGGATTTTAAGAGAAAGTCGTAGTCCTCGTTGGGTGACCGAGCATATTTCGCCACCTGGGAGCAGTAGCAGCCATACCAGTGACTCTCAAGAGGATGGTGGAGAGTCTGAGAGCTCCCTCTGTCCAACGGAGGAGACCAGTGCAGGAATAATGCAGCACTGCAGATCCATTCATTCGATTCTCGATCTGGAACTGGACCCATGTTTATCTGAGGTTAATTATAGACAAACAGTCGATCAACCAGAAAAAACTGTGGTCACTCCTGATTTAGCCATACCCAACTGTAGTCCAGACACCCCTCTTGCTTTCCTGGATTCTCCCTTTGCTGATGTCTTTGGTGGGCTTGGCCCTAGTTCTTTTATGTTCTCTCAGGCATCTTATGCTGAGGATTTACCAGAAGAAGAAAGGTTGATTCCTGTCTCTCTTATCCCATTTCCTCCTCACACAAGCCTTATTTTCAACGCAGATTCCTTCGAAATTACTCTCTTTCCCACAGAAGACGACAATGAAATAGTTAGGGACAGAAATGCAGGCGAGGATGTCGATGCATATGCAGCAGGTGAGGAAGAAGCTGAtgttgaagatgatgatgaagatgacgaTGACTATGCTTATGATAAATTAAATGCTAATAAATCTGTGGATGGTGGGCATGATGAGGATGATTATGATGATAATGACTTTCCTGACAGTGGCGAAGCAGCTAAGGTGGAGGTGAAAGTGGTTGAAGAGGAGAAAGATGAAGAAGAGCAAGATGATGAAGAAGGGGAGTATGTCAGGAAAGTAGTAGAGGGTGCTGTTGATGAGGACAGCTCAGCCTCCTTCATTCATACACTGTCAGAGACGTCTATAAATGAAGGTATGGATGACTTCTTCTGTTTCCAAGATGATACGGATGACTCTTTAGATTCTGCCTCCTATAACGGGGAGGAAGATGAACGACTGTACAGCACTGAGAGGCATGCAGAGTCACTTGAACCAATTGATGAAATGCAAACAAAATCAGAAGAAGGATATGCAAGTGCTGCGGTTCTGTCTGAATCTTTGTCTGCAAAACAAAATCCAGACCTGATAGTGAATCACTTTGAAATAGCACATCCTTCTGCAGACATGTCAGCTGAGGGCAACGAAATAGCACACCAATCAACAGAAGGATCAGGAGCTTTCATTTTATTGGATAAAGCAGAAGCCTCACAAATGGAGGGCATCTTGGTCAAAACATTTACACGTCACCATCAACATGATTCCATCAGCAAAGCGAATGGGACTACGATTGAGATAATAGAAGATGTTCATACTCCGGAGGAGTCCAAAAACAGTCCTTGTGATATCTCTCACAACAATTCTGTGGCCCACTCCTCGGCTTTTATTGGGACACAAGAAACTGCGGAACGAGACAATCCAGTTCATCAAAAGGAATCAGCGTATGAGGATGATACAACAGATGTTAGCCTGGAACACCCCAATGATGAGGAAAGTCCTATTCCAGAAAGTGATTCTTATAAGTTGCTCATAAAGCATAGTCACTATCAATCAGGAAATCATGTAGCTACAGGAACAAGTAGAAATGTTTCATCAGAGTGGTCCTCCAACAGATTTCCAGAACTTAAGAGAGAAGAGCAGATCAAGAGTAATGTAAATGGCAGAATGGATATCCAAAGCATTGACTGTACAGCCACTGATTTGGGTTCCTTGCGTGTTGGTGTGACCACTGCAACTAATGACTTGAATAAAGGTGTCCTTCCTATCTCGCCTAAAGACGCGAGTCCCAACCCCAGTAATATTCCTATTTCTTCTCCTGAGGTTATTTTAGGACTTGCAGACAACTTGCCCTCAACTCCTGAACATTGCCCTAGCAACTACGGTCAGGAGAACTTGAGTACTGACGAGAGAGTACTTGGTCCGTTAGGATCCCCTCACACTCCTCTGGCCATCTCACCCAAAAGGGAAAACTCAGAGACCGATACAAGAAAGGACATAGATCCAGAAGAAAGGATTTGGGGTGATGAGAAGAGTGAACTACATTCAGGATCTGTGTCTGAATTTGAGGTTTGGGGCGCAGGAGAGTCTCTGTCCTTGTCTCTGGGCAATAACTTTGAGTTAGAGGCAGAGAGTATACTCACACAGACCAGTGTGATTCCTAAGATGAGAAGTGAAGCATGCCATAAAAAATATGAGAACATTCATGGTTATGTTTTAGAAATAAAAGATAACACAATGAACGGAAAAAGGCATCAGACAGAAGATAAGGAACTGATACCAGAGAGAACATCTGAGTCCAACTTGGTTTGTTGGAAATCCATTGAGGAGATCTCAGAGACAGGTGCTGGAGAGAGGAGATTCCCCCACAATGACTTCAATGATTTAAATCATGGCAATGATGGAGATAACACACAATTGGAAATACAAGTACCATGCATggattctaataataataataatgactctAACTTTGATATACAACAAGAAGTAATGGGTGAAGGACTGAATGCTCTGTCAGTTAGGCCTGAATTTGGGAGTGCCAAGGTCAGAGAATCAGTTTCTAATATTCCGCTAGAAGAGACGGCGTTAATGCTTCCCATCACAACGCCCAATGAccagcaaatatcagacaaaacacaaacaccatCCTCAAAGGACGTTGTTGCTAGCTTGCTCTTAAATAACATCTGTGTTGGCAAATCTGCATCTACCCCAAATTCCAACAGCACGACTGAAGGGAGTCCAGATAACCAGACAAACACAACAGATGCTAGGACAGGACTTTTTCTATTAAATGGATCCTTCGGTTCCTTTATTCCTAATAAATGTAAATCTAATGCATCTCTACCCATTCATGATGCAGAAAAAAGTTTGCAATCAGAACCAGATAAGATGGTGGTGCTACCTGAGACCGGAGTTCCTCCAAAATATGTGGCCAATTATGGGATTGATAGACCTAATCCACCACAGATTAAAGATCACTTTATAGGACAGTGTAATGTGAGTTCAAAATCAGGGGtagaagaagaaagaaataCTAAGAGGCTGGCAAAGAGATGCACAAAGaatgatcaaaacaaaaaagaaaatccctCTTTCCCACAGGCTACTCTGGAAGATTTAGCCCATGACTCTGCTAAGGCTGTACTTTGCCCAGAGAAAGCTGGCGCAACAAAGAAAGGACGAagacagaaaaaacaaaaagcttttAAAATGGTCACTAATTTGGAATGCAGCCCTGAAAGTCCTGATGATGGAAAGAATTCTCCTGCTCCCAAACACACTTCAACAGGCGGAAGCTCAAAGGCGATTGGCGGCCTTTCAAAAACGAGTAAAGTTAAAAAGCCCAACAAAACGTCATCAGCTCACTGTCTTCAGAATAAAGACAAATCTGAATCAGGGGTTCGAattgaaaaatggcaaaatgacTTGAGCAGCAAGTCTGACAAACCTACTCCAGGGAATCTCGATGCCATAGAAAAGACTAACCAACATTCACAGCAGGAACAATTTGGGCTGGACAACAGAGCGGAAATCCTTGACAACAGACGAGAAGTGCTTGATAACAGACCACTGTCAAATTATGGGCGAGGACTTCTAGTGGACATAAATGACAACAATATAGATGGTGATCAGAACTCACTATCAGAAGCTACTAACACAAGACCAACTCACTTTTCTTCCTCTGTGTCTCCTGTTTCCTCTTCCTCACACATCCTCCAAGCTTTGACAGAGCCACAGCAAGACCTTCCAAAACCTGTGCAAGAATCCCAAACGGCACTTTCACCCCACCAGTCGCCTTCCCCGGAGACACCTTACTCCACTCCTTTGACAGGACAAGCACATTTTTCCAAATTTCCTCTAAAAGACAAAGACGCTACTATGACCCATCCCAAACCAGATCCAAATATTGCTTTACCCCCACATTCATTTGTGTTGTCCCAGTCATCTCAGGACTTATCTTCAATCCCTTCCCACCACACCAACAAAAACAGCTCCACAACAGATGTTCCCAAAG ATTCCGGTAAAGCCGAGAGATGGACCGACAGTGATGCGAATCGTCGAGTCCCTCGATGTGTTCAAGAACCATCAGGAAACAGAAGTGGACCCAAGGAGAAGATAGCAACGTCAtctaaacaaaaagaaaaccacaatttttcttctcatttgtTAACCAACAAAGAGTCCGACTGTTTAATTGACCACAGCCACACCATTTCTGAAGACTTCAAAAATAGTT GTTCTCTAGTGGCCTCCTGTAATGACTCTGAGAGTGAAGGCTCAGTCCCAGATCTGGAGGAAGAGCCAGTGAGACCTCCTCAACTACAG TCTTTCTCATCTTCGGATGAAGTCCCGTCCAGAGCAAAACAAAGCCGCAGTGAGAAGAAGGCACGCAAG GCCATGTCTAAACTGGGTCTGAAGCCAGTCCATGGTGTGACCAGAATCACCATAAGAAAGTCCAAGAGTATCCTGTTTGTCATCAGCAGACCAGACGTATTCAAAAGCCCTGCGTCCGATATTTACATTGTGTTTGGGGAGGCCAAG ATTGAAGATCTTTCTCAGCAGGCTCACAAAGCTGCTGCAGAGAAGTTCAAGGTGCCTGTGACTTCCAATTCCTTAGCACCCCCTGTCCCCAGCCTCATCATCAAGGAGGAGagtgaagaggaggaagaggag GTGGACGACAGGGGTTTGGAGCAAAGGGATATAGAGCTGGTGATGGCTCAGGCCAACGTGTCAAGGGGCAAAGCCGTGCGTGCATTGAAACACAACAAGAACGACATAGTGAATGCTATCATG GAGTTGACCATGTGA